In Candidatus Binatia bacterium, one DNA window encodes the following:
- a CDS encoding alpha/beta fold hydrolase, translated as MGLWDALTDTITFATKTGRGMLRWAERAAPWPLSLVPRTMRIPLDVASIFLDVGPDSEAARRAHEEAARHAHDGAGGEPHVTRREPRETARARKPASSVARETPRARERDLTQTHPPQTQATQPPTPTATEHVTTIAGARSDGPDDAPQFDREVRARLAPLYVRDVGDGPAIVFLHAFPLNGRMWEPQLEGLSDRFRVIAPDFAGFGLSWTPDASFSLADQAAAVELSLDDLKVDEMVLVGLSMGGYVAFPLVARLGRRVRGLVLANTRSTADDDAAVTQRHRLAAEVEANGVEVAADELLPKLIGTSTFHDRPDLVDRVRTIILENKEAGVAGALRAMASRPDSTPMLSTISCPTLVIASEDDVVTTVEEARRMASRLRDARVTVLPRAGHLSNLEAPEEFNRAVADFVLGLAPSSRSGASATAHAAGPTPSAR; from the coding sequence ATGGGTCTCTGGGACGCACTCACCGACACGATCACCTTCGCGACGAAGACCGGCCGCGGGATGCTGCGCTGGGCGGAGCGCGCAGCCCCGTGGCCTCTGTCCCTCGTGCCGCGCACGATGCGGATCCCGCTCGACGTCGCGTCGATCTTCCTCGACGTCGGGCCCGACAGCGAAGCCGCGCGACGCGCGCACGAGGAAGCCGCACGCCATGCGCACGACGGGGCCGGAGGCGAGCCGCACGTCACGCGCAGGGAGCCGCGCGAGACGGCGCGCGCGCGCAAGCCGGCGTCGAGCGTCGCCCGCGAGACCCCGCGTGCACGGGAGCGCGACCTGACGCAGACGCACCCCCCGCAGACGCAGGCGACGCAGCCTCCGACGCCCACGGCCACGGAGCACGTCACGACCATCGCCGGCGCGCGCAGCGACGGTCCCGACGACGCGCCGCAGTTCGACCGCGAGGTGCGCGCGCGCCTCGCGCCGCTCTACGTCCGCGACGTCGGCGACGGCCCGGCGATCGTCTTCCTGCACGCGTTTCCGCTGAACGGCCGCATGTGGGAGCCGCAGCTCGAGGGGCTGTCCGATCGCTTCCGCGTGATCGCGCCCGACTTCGCGGGCTTCGGTCTCTCCTGGACGCCGGACGCGAGCTTCTCGCTCGCCGACCAGGCGGCGGCGGTCGAGCTGTCGCTCGACGACTTGAAGGTCGACGAGATGGTGCTCGTCGGGCTGTCGATGGGCGGCTACGTCGCCTTCCCGCTCGTCGCGAGGCTCGGACGTCGCGTGCGCGGCCTCGTGCTCGCGAACACGCGCTCCACCGCCGACGACGATGCGGCCGTCACACAGCGCCACCGGCTCGCCGCCGAGGTCGAGGCGAACGGCGTCGAGGTCGCGGCCGACGAGCTGCTGCCGAAGCTGATCGGCACCTCGACCTTCCACGACCGTCCCGACCTCGTCGACCGCGTGCGCACGATCATCCTCGAGAACAAGGAAGCGGGCGTCGCGGGAGCGCTGCGCGCGATGGCCTCGCGTCCGGACTCGACGCCGATGCTGTCGACGATCTCCTGCCCGACGCTGGTGATCGCGAGCGAGGACGACGTCGTGACCACGGTCGAGGAGGCGCGGCGCATGGCGTCGCGGCTGCGCGACGCGCGCGTCACCGTGCTGCCGCGCGCCGGACACCTGAGCAACCTCGAGGCGCCCGAGGAGTTCAACCGCGCGGTCGCCGACTTCGTGCTCGGGCTCGCGCCGTCGTCGCGCAGCGGCGCGAGCGCGACCGCGCACGCCGCCGGTCCGACGCCCAGCGCTCGCTGA
- a CDS encoding NAD(P)H-dependent oxidoreductase, with translation MATLLVLDSSARHERSHTRRLTRLFAERWRALRPHDTIVYRDLGATPPPPVDAEWVAAAFSAPEERTEQMRRALATSDALIDELERADVLVLGAPMYNFGMPAQLKAWVDQVVRVGRTFAFDPANPTDPYQPLLRDKTAVLVTSRGDRGFGPGGPLAHMNHLDRHVETVLRFVGAELVATVAVESDEWDDEHLVRTREAATREVERLARLLAERVSTGADGASFDAARGSVGDARASSEPAAHAAGASDA, from the coding sequence ATGGCAACGCTTCTCGTCCTCGACTCGAGCGCCCGTCACGAGCGCTCGCACACCCGCCGCTTGACGCGGCTCTTCGCCGAGCGCTGGCGCGCGCTGCGCCCGCACGACACGATCGTGTACCGCGACCTCGGCGCCACCCCGCCGCCGCCGGTCGACGCCGAGTGGGTCGCCGCCGCGTTCAGCGCACCGGAAGAGCGCACCGAGCAGATGCGCCGCGCGCTCGCGACCAGCGACGCGCTGATCGACGAGCTCGAGCGCGCCGACGTCCTGGTGCTCGGCGCGCCGATGTACAACTTCGGCATGCCGGCCCAGCTCAAGGCGTGGGTCGATCAGGTCGTGCGCGTCGGACGCACGTTCGCCTTCGATCCCGCGAACCCCACCGATCCCTACCAGCCGCTGCTGCGCGACAAGACCGCGGTGCTGGTCACCTCGCGCGGCGACCGCGGCTTCGGACCCGGAGGACCGCTCGCGCACATGAACCACCTCGACCGGCACGTCGAGACCGTGCTGCGCTTCGTCGGCGCGGAGCTCGTCGCGACGGTCGCGGTCGAGTCGGACGAGTGGGACGACGAGCACCTGGTGCGCACGCGCGAGGCGGCGACGCGCGAGGTCGAGCGGCTCGCGCGCCTGCTCGCGGAGCGGGTGTCGACCGGCGCCGACGGCGCGTCCTTCGATGCCGCTCGCGGGTCCGTCGGCGACGCTCGCGCGTCGAGCGAGCCCGCCGCCCACGCCGCCGGCGCGTCGGACGCGTAG
- a CDS encoding metalloregulator ArsR/SmtB family transcription factor, whose amino-acid sequence MEPAAPAMLSWMASLADATRARLLRLVERHELTVADLCAILQAPQSTVSRHLKVLADDGWVKVRPDGTSRLYRMATEDIDPAARRLWALLREQTSHMPAAERDDHRLTRVLAERRTRSQAFFTSAAGQWDRLRREMFGERFDLLALAALLDDTWVVGDLGCGTGQIAEALAPFVARVVAVESSRAMLKAARQRLSHLDNVELRQGELESLPVEDQSLDAATMFLVLHHLPEPLVVLLEARRVLKPGGRLLIVDMFEHERAEYQQQMGHVWLGFSRAQIEQWLVDAGYSDVRVRALPADPQAKGPALFAATARRARQINGHRSSRPS is encoded by the coding sequence ATGGAACCCGCCGCGCCCGCCATGCTGTCCTGGATGGCGTCGCTCGCCGACGCGACGCGCGCCCGCCTGCTGCGTCTGGTCGAGCGCCACGAGCTCACCGTGGCCGACCTGTGCGCCATCCTGCAGGCGCCGCAGTCGACCGTCAGCCGCCACCTCAAGGTCCTCGCCGACGACGGCTGGGTGAAGGTGCGCCCCGACGGCACGAGCCGGCTCTACCGGATGGCGACCGAGGACATCGATCCGGCGGCGCGCCGGCTCTGGGCGCTGCTGCGCGAGCAGACGTCGCACATGCCGGCTGCCGAGCGCGACGACCATCGCTTGACGCGCGTCCTCGCCGAGCGCCGCACGCGCTCGCAGGCCTTCTTCACCTCCGCCGCCGGGCAGTGGGACCGGCTGCGGCGCGAGATGTTCGGCGAGCGCTTCGACCTGCTGGCGCTCGCCGCGTTGCTCGACGACACCTGGGTGGTCGGCGACCTCGGCTGCGGCACGGGACAGATCGCCGAGGCGCTCGCGCCGTTCGTCGCGCGCGTGGTCGCGGTCGAGAGCTCGCGCGCCATGCTCAAGGCGGCGCGCCAGCGGCTCTCCCACCTCGACAACGTCGAGCTGCGCCAGGGCGAGCTCGAGAGCCTACCCGTCGAGGATCAGTCGCTCGACGCGGCGACGATGTTCCTCGTCCTGCACCACCTGCCCGAGCCGCTGGTGGTGCTGCTCGAGGCGCGTCGCGTGCTCAAGCCCGGCGGACGTCTCCTGATCGTCGACATGTTCGAGCACGAGCGTGCGGAGTACCAGCAGCAGATGGGGCACGTCTGGCTCGGCTTCTCGCGCGCACAGATCGAGCAGTGGCTGGTCGACGCCGGCTACTCCGACGTCCGCGTGCGCGCCCTACCCGCCGACCCCCAAGCCAAGGGGCCGGCTCTGTTCGCAGCGACCGCGCGCCGCGCGCGCCAGATCAACGGTCATCGAAGCAGCAGACCATCATAG
- a CDS encoding MFS transporter: MPSPSLDRDAASRRRVLTIALAYVGFVSLGLPDGLLGVATPSILRDFALPPEGIGGLLVAFTAGYLLSSASTGWVLSRMGVGTLLALSCSATSLSLFGYATSPWWSLVLACGVTSGLGAGAIDAGLNAWVASRHGARTVNWLHGFYGIGATAGPLVMTAVLAEGRPWRTGYALVAAAQLVLAAGFAATRASWNDAPTAAEAVRGDALVTTPDEPSDPTSQPDAAQPTSFASATAADTLRRPVVWLSVLLFFLYSGLEASTGLWTYAMLTESRGVAPSVAGTWVGLFWLGLTAGRFGFGVIAGRAPLVTLLRASLAAIALGAALIALDLGDAATLAGLVMCGLAMAPIFPTMIATTPARLGAAHTGNAVGFQIAGATVGTAIVPTLIGFAVGRFGLEAVGPALLAGALLLLALHELVARREAATRGLQPIG, from the coding sequence ATGCCGAGCCCGAGCCTCGACCGCGACGCGGCGTCGCGTCGCCGCGTCCTGACGATCGCGCTCGCGTACGTCGGCTTCGTGAGCCTCGGGCTGCCCGATGGCCTGCTCGGCGTCGCGACGCCGTCGATCCTGCGCGACTTCGCGCTGCCGCCGGAGGGCATCGGCGGTCTGCTGGTCGCGTTCACCGCCGGCTACCTGCTGTCGAGCGCCTCGACCGGCTGGGTGCTGTCGCGCATGGGCGTCGGCACGCTGCTCGCGCTGAGCTGCTCGGCGACCTCGCTGAGCCTGTTCGGCTACGCGACGAGTCCGTGGTGGAGCCTGGTGCTCGCCTGCGGCGTGACGTCGGGCCTCGGCGCGGGCGCGATCGACGCCGGGCTCAACGCCTGGGTCGCGTCGCGCCACGGCGCGCGCACCGTCAACTGGCTGCACGGCTTCTACGGCATCGGCGCGACCGCCGGACCGCTGGTGATGACGGCGGTGCTCGCGGAGGGTCGGCCGTGGCGCACGGGCTACGCGCTGGTAGCCGCCGCGCAGCTCGTCCTCGCGGCGGGCTTCGCCGCGACGCGCGCGTCGTGGAACGACGCGCCGACCGCCGCGGAGGCCGTGCGCGGCGACGCGCTCGTCACGACGCCGGACGAGCCGTCGGATCCGACGTCGCAACCGGACGCAGCGCAGCCGACGTCGTTCGCGTCCGCGACCGCCGCCGACACCCTGCGGCGTCCCGTCGTCTGGCTGAGCGTCCTGCTGTTCTTCCTCTACTCCGGCCTCGAAGCGTCGACCGGGCTCTGGACCTACGCGATGCTCACCGAGTCGCGCGGCGTCGCGCCGTCGGTCGCGGGCACCTGGGTCGGCCTCTTCTGGCTCGGGCTCACGGCGGGACGCTTCGGCTTCGGCGTGATCGCCGGACGCGCGCCGCTGGTCACGCTGCTGCGCGCGAGCCTCGCTGCGATCGCGCTCGGTGCGGCGCTGATCGCGCTCGACCTCGGCGACGCCGCGACCTTGGCCGGCCTGGTGATGTGCGGGCTCGCGATGGCGCCGATCTTCCCGACCATGATCGCGACCACGCCGGCGCGGCTCGGCGCCGCGCACACCGGCAACGCCGTCGGTTTCCAGATCGCAGGCGCGACCGTCGGCACGGCGATCGTGCCGACGCTGATCGGCTTCGCGGTCGGCCGCTTCGGGCTCGAGGCGGTGGGCCCGGCCTTGCTCGCCGGCGCGCTGCTGCTGCTCGCGCTGCACGAGCTCGTCGCGCGGCGCGAGGCGGCGACGCGCGGGCTTCAGCCCATCGGGTAG
- a CDS encoding hemerythrin domain-containing protein produces MKATELLKRQHREVKNLFREAKKAEDPEERLRILGEIEQKLDVHMMIEEEIFYPAVREVTGKKTEDLIPEAYEEHHVAKLAMLDLKQVDPDDERMKAKITVLEELIEHHVEEEEKEVFKLAEKLGAERLAELAEEMEAEAASSEELGLEGDEDLEEDEEGGESARTRSDSQHHERPAHHARPHGR; encoded by the coding sequence ATGAAGGCGACCGAGCTCTTGAAGCGTCAGCACCGCGAGGTGAAGAACCTCTTCCGCGAGGCCAAGAAGGCCGAGGATCCGGAGGAGCGCCTGCGCATCCTGGGCGAGATCGAGCAGAAGCTCGACGTCCACATGATGATCGAGGAGGAGATCTTCTACCCGGCGGTGCGCGAGGTCACCGGGAAGAAGACCGAGGACCTGATCCCCGAGGCCTACGAGGAGCACCACGTCGCGAAGCTCGCGATGCTCGATCTCAAGCAGGTCGATCCCGACGACGAGCGCATGAAGGCCAAGATCACCGTCCTCGAGGAGCTCATCGAGCATCACGTCGAGGAGGAGGAGAAGGAGGTCTTCAAGCTCGCCGAGAAGCTCGGCGCCGAGCGTCTGGCGGAGCTCGCCGAGGAGATGGAGGCCGAGGCCGCGTCGAGCGAGGAGCTCGGCCTCGAAGGCGACGAGGACCTCGAGGAAGACGAGGAAGGCGGGGAGTCGGCGCGCACGCGCAGCGACTCGCAGCACCACGAGCGGCCCGCGCACCACGCGCGTCCGCACGGGCGCTGA
- a CDS encoding DUF4136 domain-containing protein: MRETLSPSRVAGRPPLRALLSPVVLGLALAACASATRARDVAAPAVDVSTYRTYAWATAAPVIDADEERARDAAVLEITIREAVDRALAAKGYRPAAGASPDFLVDFGVRLEEKSADTFGEYIAYRDRGGQQNLGGAFVFGYEEGTVVVEVTDARSRKPAWSGARTVVLDDGQDIAKLEGAVGEILAGFPVAGAGDDGDTDGDTATASSGGDGSDTSATPKSKLVDLDRYIYVPQP, encoded by the coding sequence ATGCGCGAGACGCTTTCCCCGTCGCGCGTCGCCGGCCGTCCGCCGCTGCGCGCGCTGCTGAGCCCCGTCGTCCTCGGGCTCGCGCTCGCGGCCTGCGCGAGCGCGACGCGGGCCCGCGACGTCGCCGCACCCGCCGTCGACGTATCGACCTACCGGACCTACGCCTGGGCGACCGCGGCGCCCGTGATCGACGCCGACGAGGAGCGCGCGCGCGACGCGGCGGTGCTCGAGATCACGATCCGCGAAGCGGTCGATCGCGCGCTCGCCGCCAAGGGCTACCGGCCGGCCGCGGGCGCGAGCCCGGACTTCCTGGTCGACTTCGGCGTGCGCCTCGAGGAGAAGTCCGCCGACACCTTCGGCGAGTACATCGCCTACCGCGACCGCGGCGGGCAGCAGAACCTCGGTGGCGCCTTCGTCTTCGGCTACGAGGAGGGCACGGTGGTGGTCGAGGTGACCGACGCGCGCTCGCGCAAGCCGGCCTGGTCGGGCGCCCGCACCGTCGTCCTCGACGACGGCCAGGACATCGCGAAGCTCGAGGGCGCGGTCGGCGAGATCCTGGCCGGCTTCCCGGTCGCCGGCGCCGGAGACGATGGCGACACCGACGGCGACACCGCGACCGCCTCGTCCGGCGGCGACGGCTCGGACACGTCCGCCACGCCCAAGTCCAAGCTCGTCGACCTCGACCGCTACATCTACGTCCCCCAGCCCTGA
- a CDS encoding DUF2845 domain-containing protein encodes MRRASRTASKVALLCAAVVAAAVLLLFAQTAAAGMICGRTVVLPGASKREVLAKCGPPSRRQSFDGKPLRGKVKSKGGSREVWVYDLGSRQLVRYLTFDRGRLRSIDFGGYGR; translated from the coding sequence ATGCGACGAGCGTCGAGGACGGCGAGCAAGGTGGCGCTGCTGTGCGCGGCGGTCGTGGCGGCGGCGGTGCTGCTGCTCTTCGCGCAGACGGCCGCGGCCGGGATGATCTGCGGGCGGACGGTCGTCCTGCCCGGCGCCAGCAAGCGCGAGGTGCTCGCGAAGTGTGGTCCGCCGTCGCGCCGGCAGTCGTTCGACGGCAAGCCGCTGCGCGGCAAGGTCAAGAGCAAGGGCGGCAGCCGCGAGGTGTGGGTCTACGACCTCGGCTCGCGCCAGCTCGTGCGCTACTTGACGTTCGACCGCGGCCGGCTGCGCTCGATCGATTTCGGCGGCTACGGCCGCTGA
- a CDS encoding LysR family transcriptional regulator — protein MDTIESMRTFAAVAQAGSFSAAARRLGISKALASKQVGMLERRLGACLFQRTTRAVTLTDAGRDALARCLDILAAVDDLENEAASAHGEVCGTLRVAGPPLLGEEVLAPAVASFVRRHPSVRVELALEERFVDVVGEGFDLAIRVGDLTDSGLVARRIGTQRFVLCAARAYLARKGTPRRPEELAQHDCIVDLALSPTARWHVGGKRGAQVVAVRPRVRVSSARAVATLVRAGVGVGLVATSLVRDDLASGRVVQLLGEDAVYERDVWAIHPHPHRSQVPARVRAFLEHLSEALRSACAPAPRPGRGSRRQAHVEGGVRAARSTGRAARSTG, from the coding sequence ATGGACACGATCGAGAGCATGCGCACGTTTGCCGCCGTCGCGCAGGCGGGCAGCTTCTCCGCCGCCGCGCGCCGCCTCGGCATCTCGAAGGCGCTCGCGAGCAAGCAGGTGGGGATGCTCGAGCGTCGCCTCGGCGCATGTCTGTTTCAGCGCACGACGCGCGCCGTGACGCTGACCGACGCCGGCCGCGACGCGCTCGCGCGCTGCCTCGACATCCTCGCCGCGGTCGACGACCTCGAGAACGAGGCCGCGAGCGCGCACGGCGAGGTGTGCGGGACGTTGCGCGTCGCGGGTCCACCGCTGCTCGGCGAGGAGGTGCTCGCGCCGGCGGTGGCGTCGTTCGTGCGACGCCATCCGAGCGTGCGCGTCGAGCTCGCGCTCGAGGAGCGCTTCGTCGACGTCGTCGGCGAGGGCTTCGACCTCGCGATTCGGGTCGGCGACCTCACCGACTCGGGTCTGGTCGCGCGCCGCATCGGCACGCAGCGGTTCGTGCTCTGCGCGGCGCGCGCCTACCTCGCGCGCAAGGGCACGCCGAGGCGCCCCGAGGAGCTCGCGCAGCACGACTGCATCGTCGATCTGGCGCTGAGCCCGACCGCGCGCTGGCACGTCGGCGGCAAGCGGGGAGCGCAGGTCGTGGCGGTCCGTCCGCGCGTGCGCGTCAGCTCGGCGCGCGCGGTCGCGACGCTGGTGCGCGCCGGCGTCGGCGTCGGGCTCGTCGCGACGTCGCTCGTGCGCGACGACCTCGCGAGCGGGCGCGTCGTGCAGCTGCTCGGCGAGGACGCGGTCTACGAGCGCGACGTGTGGGCGATCCACCCGCACCCGCACCGCTCGCAGGTCCCCGCGCGGGTGCGCGCGTTTCTCGAGCACCTGAGCGAGGCGCTGCGCTCGGCGTGCGCGCCGGCGCCGCGGCCGGGCCGCGGCTCCCGCCGTCAAGCACACGTCGAGGGCGGTGTGCGCGCCGCGCGCTCGACCGGCCGCGCGGCGCGCTCGACCGGCTAG
- the ahcY gene encoding adenosylhomocysteinase produces the protein MGTIRKLKPAEAPARLPYKVKDLSLAELGRKEIRLAEQEMPGLMAVRQRYAKKKPLKGAKIMGSLHMTVQTAVLIETLVDLGADVRWVSCNIFSTQDQAAAAVVVGRDGTPEKPKGPAVFAWKGETLEEYWWCTNEALVWPDGSGPDLIVDDGGDATLLVHKGLEFEKAGKVPKFDPKNDPEEWGIILDLLRRIQAEDPGQWRRVAANIRGVSEETTTGVHRLYQMAKEGKLLFPAINVNDSVTKSKFDNIYGCRHSLIDGLNRATDVMLGGKIAVVCGFGEVGKGCAEALRGQGCRVIVTEIDPICALQAAMQGYEVATVEDYVETADIFITATGNYNIITADHMARMKDKAIVGNIGHFDNEIDMAGLAKVKGIKKVNIKPQYDEWIFPDGHSVLVLAEGRLLNLGCATGHPSFVMSASFTNQVLAQLELWQNGKSYEKKVYMLPKKLDEEVARLHLDKLGVKLTKLTPKQAQYIGVPVEGPYKPDHYRY, from the coding sequence ATGGGCACGATCCGCAAGCTGAAGCCGGCCGAGGCGCCGGCGCGGCTGCCGTACAAGGTCAAGGACCTGTCGCTCGCCGAGCTCGGCCGCAAGGAGATCCGCCTCGCCGAGCAGGAGATGCCGGGCCTGATGGCGGTCCGTCAGCGCTACGCGAAGAAGAAGCCGCTGAAGGGCGCCAAGATCATGGGCTCGCTGCACATGACCGTGCAGACCGCGGTGCTGATCGAGACGCTGGTCGACCTCGGCGCCGACGTGCGCTGGGTGTCGTGCAACATCTTCTCGACGCAGGACCAGGCCGCGGCCGCCGTCGTCGTCGGCCGCGACGGCACGCCCGAGAAGCCGAAGGGCCCGGCGGTCTTCGCCTGGAAGGGCGAGACGCTCGAGGAGTACTGGTGGTGCACCAACGAGGCGCTCGTGTGGCCCGACGGCTCGGGTCCCGATCTGATCGTCGACGACGGCGGTGACGCGACGCTGCTCGTGCACAAGGGCCTCGAGTTCGAGAAGGCGGGCAAGGTTCCGAAGTTCGACCCGAAGAACGACCCCGAGGAGTGGGGCATCATCCTCGACCTGCTGCGTCGGATCCAGGCCGAGGATCCGGGGCAGTGGCGGCGGGTCGCGGCGAACATCCGCGGCGTCAGCGAGGAGACCACGACCGGCGTCCACCGCCTCTACCAGATGGCGAAGGAGGGCAAGCTGCTCTTCCCGGCCATCAACGTCAACGACTCGGTCACCAAGTCGAAGTTCGACAACATCTACGGCTGCCGTCATTCGTTGATCGACGGCCTGAACCGCGCAACCGACGTCATGCTCGGCGGCAAGATCGCCGTCGTGTGCGGCTTCGGCGAGGTCGGCAAGGGCTGCGCCGAGGCGCTGCGCGGCCAGGGCTGCCGCGTCATCGTCACCGAGATCGACCCGATCTGCGCGCTGCAGGCGGCGATGCAGGGCTACGAGGTGGCGACGGTCGAGGACTACGTCGAGACCGCGGACATCTTCATCACCGCGACCGGCAACTACAACATCATCACCGCCGACCACATGGCGCGGATGAAGGACAAGGCGATCGTCGGCAACATCGGCCACTTCGACAACGAGATCGACATGGCCGGCCTCGCCAAGGTGAAGGGCATCAAGAAGGTCAACATCAAGCCGCAGTACGACGAGTGGATCTTCCCCGACGGCCACTCGGTGCTGGTGCTCGCCGAGGGACGCCTGCTGAACCTCGGCTGCGCGACGGGTCATCCGTCGTTCGTCATGAGCGCGTCGTTCACGAACCAGGTGCTCGCGCAGCTCGAGCTCTGGCAGAACGGCAAGAGCTACGAGAAGAAGGTCTACATGCTGCCGAAGAAGCTCGACGAGGAGGTGGCGCGGCTGCACCTCGACAAGCTCGGCGTCAAGCTGACCAAGCTCACGCCGAAGCAGGCGCAGTACATCGGCGTGCCGGTCGAGGGTCCGTACAAGCCGGACCACTACCGGTACTGA
- a CDS encoding aldo/keto reductase, whose protein sequence is MKRRRLGRSGLQVSEICLGTMTFGSMADEATSRRILDVAVDHGVDFLDVAEVYPVPPDARTAGVTEEIVGRWLEGRPRDSLFIATKVAGPGGGWFPAVVRHGHTGLDRHSIQRALDASLRRLRTDYIDLYQTHWPDPELPIEETLEALSRAIDAGKVRAIGCSNETAYGLMKSLWTSDVRALPRFETIQNHFSLLNRRFEDALAEVCRRERVSLLPYSPIGGGVLSGKYLDGAWPPGARFTRYAEHSPRTQAMTRRFVNERTLESTRRFAAIAREAGMSPVTLAVAWTLQHDYVGSTIIGATDPAQLPDALAGADVVLSDDVLKACDAVSREIPYPMG, encoded by the coding sequence ATGAAGCGGAGACGGCTCGGACGCTCGGGTTTGCAGGTGTCGGAGATCTGCCTCGGCACCATGACCTTCGGCTCGATGGCCGACGAGGCCACGAGCCGCCGCATCCTCGACGTCGCGGTCGACCACGGCGTCGACTTCCTCGACGTCGCCGAGGTCTATCCCGTGCCGCCCGACGCGCGCACCGCGGGCGTCACCGAGGAGATCGTCGGCCGCTGGCTCGAGGGCCGACCGCGCGACTCGCTGTTCATCGCCACCAAGGTCGCGGGGCCGGGCGGCGGCTGGTTCCCCGCCGTCGTGCGCCACGGGCACACCGGGCTCGACCGGCACTCGATCCAGCGCGCGCTCGACGCGAGCCTGCGCCGCCTGCGCACCGACTACATCGACCTCTACCAGACGCACTGGCCCGACCCCGAGCTGCCGATCGAGGAGACCCTCGAGGCGCTGTCGCGCGCGATCGACGCCGGCAAGGTGCGCGCGATCGGCTGCAGCAACGAGACCGCGTACGGGCTGATGAAGAGCCTGTGGACCTCGGACGTCCGTGCGCTGCCGCGCTTCGAGACGATCCAGAACCACTTCAGCCTGCTGAACCGCCGCTTCGAGGACGCGCTCGCCGAGGTCTGCCGCCGCGAGCGCGTGAGCCTCTTGCCATACAGCCCGATCGGCGGCGGCGTGCTGTCCGGCAAGTACCTCGACGGCGCGTGGCCGCCGGGCGCGCGCTTCACGCGCTACGCCGAGCACAGCCCGCGCACGCAGGCGATGACCCGACGCTTCGTCAACGAGCGCACGCTCGAGTCGACGCGTCGCTTCGCGGCGATCGCGCGCGAGGCCGGGATGTCGCCGGTGACGCTCGCCGTCGCCTGGACGCTCCAGCACGACTACGTCGGCTCGACGATCATCGGCGCGACCGACCCCGCGCAGCTCCCCGACGCGCTTGCCGGGGCCGACGTCGTGCTCTCCGACGACGTGCTGAAGGCCTGCGACGCGGTGTCGCGCGAGATCCCCTACCCGATGGGCTGA